Within the Salvia hispanica cultivar TCC Black 2014 chromosome 4, UniMelb_Shisp_WGS_1.0, whole genome shotgun sequence genome, the region CCTTTGAGCATTTTAGAGTGGGCTAGCCCAGCCCACCATAGGGCCCGGTGTATTTTTGTCAACGCTACTGGACAAAtacattatttacaaaatttgttttattagttacagtatttgaaatttaatgaatGTTTGTTATGGACTGGCTTAATTTGGCAAGACCCAACGACAACTAATTATGAAAGCATGATAAACTTTAATACTCCCCCGTTTCACGCTCAAATCATTTCATTTCCTGCAttcgttttaaaaaataattactccctccgtccggcattaagagtcccggttgagttgaatgcgggttttaagaaatgattGAGTGTGTAAAAATTAGAGTGTGtgataatggaatgtgggatccatttgcattattatttgttttattctttgGATGTGTTTCTACTTGTGTTTTTTAGTgttgtattttataatatttttatttaactttcTATGGAAATGActaaccgagactcctaatgccGGACGGATGGAAATtgtcaaccgggactcctaatgccggacggagggagtataaatatatagtacaatCTTACCAAACACGAACTCATATCAGTtcattagaaaataattataaatatatagtacatcTTACCAAAACACTCACTCATATCAGtttattagaaaataattataaataattatcagtTTATCCACACAAAACTAAAACTTTATTAACTAGCATGATTAATCTCAACCGAGCTTATGAACAACTTTAAAGTGCATGGGAGTAGTATTTACTTAacaagattatttaattactaaattttCAGAATATTGTCGGAAAATGTATAATTTGATGTGTATGCTTAGACCTTAAGCACGTTACAATATCATAGAGTCATGCCGGCGGCATATCACTGTATGTTTGTTTGTAGTAGAGTTGAGTTCCAAATCATTTTTAAGATttgttcaattaaataattgcaCATTTAAATCGTGGAGGAATACATCATAATAACATGGTAGATCTACCAAActataggaaaaaaaaattatatttattgtttagtatagtaatatttactTTACAAAGATTTATAGTGTATTAAAGGCGTTTAATTGTCAAGAAAAGGTAATGaggaataaataattagacaAGAATTGTTAATAATTATCTATATATTGTAGATTCTTGTTGAGCTCTCTTCCAAAaagtcttttttctttctaggAAAAATGAATTACTGCATCCACTGATCCCTTTCGATGCTTTTTTAGATTCTTATATTTTGCTACATTgccaaaatattatttaaatttggtgaAATTCTGTTTCGTTCcatgattttataaatcaattacaaaaactataaaattttaatttgtaggctACATGcaacattttattaatgtatCTCTCACTTGATCATTTTTTCATGAATATTCGTGTCTATACTATCAAGATTATCGATAGTGCCAGCCTGAGtatttaaagattttaaatattttttgtaacatttattataaatattttttgtaacatttattatattgatatataattCCAGCCACAGGCTTAAAACTTAGAATCCAGATCAAATAAGTCCCACTTACAGTCTTACACTTTAATTTGGAAATTCCATCGAATAAATAAAGACTCGGATAATATGACAAATGTTCCAATATTAGTCAACTGTACGTGacaaaatgtgcattatttgaTCAAGTTGgcagtttttatttatttacatggACGATGGTACTATTATACTGTGGAAGTGGGGTGTAGGTCCAAAATTGTCACAAATAAGTGGAGTAATTAAGTTCCCTTGGATATGGACCAGCATTTTATTCAGATATTATTATGCATCGTGCCCACTACAACGACATCAACTTATAATCATACATTCAAACACGCATCAATTTATCGATAATTATATATGCGATACCTATCTACATATTTGGCTAATCTATGAGCATccataaattttatcattcgAAGTTAAaaggagaaataaataaattaaactttgattttatgaaatttgcataaaatatgCTAATACATGATTAAACTAGAATAGTTGATTCCGCTCTAAACCTTAATCGAAACCGTTTCGAACTGCATACCACTAggggaaaacaaaaatttactTGAAAAcctagaaaaaaaactatggGAAATTGCCGATTTTGAACAAAAATCAGAACTACCCATTTCCCAATTAGTTGGACTGATAACCGTTCTACTTTCTGCGAAACTGAAACCGAAACCGGAGAGCATAACCCCGATAACACTAGCTACTAATAATTGTGAGGTAGtagtagaataaaaaatccataaaaatgaaaatgaactaAACATAAAGAATCCTAGAAAATGAGCAAATGTTGGTAGCGTGCATGAGAATATAAGTAGACATTGTGGGAGTGGTAGCTAGATATAAGTAGACATCAAGAAAGATATTCCATGTCCCATAtacaaagaaaaatggaaGACTAGAGAAAGCTCCATATTGTAGGCTTAGTAAACAAACACAACCATATCTCAAAAACTATAATGATATCCATCGATTCGTTTAAAgcgaatataaaaatacatatgaTGCTAAAAAGATAAGGTACAACACGAGAACCATGTGAATACTTATTCATAATccatcaaatattattttaatatgactcatcatatttaatttgcattgtcactttctctctctctcacacacataTATTATTTGTGATAACACCATAATATTGGACTATATTATAAAGCTACTACATTAACTCTGAAATTTAATACACCTCAATTTTTCAAGTTTGACGGATAACTCTCTATTTTATGTTATCTTATATATggccaattttaaaaattcggaattaagtaatttttcaagaatttgaatTAAGTTGAGATTTGGAGTGTGAAAAATTAATGTCATGTATCCTTTAATTTCATTCATGGAATGTAGTTGGTGTTCCAATTTCTCACTATCATTTTCATCGACGGGGAGTTGATTGCTATCGGAGGATGGAATTGGCTTGTTTGGAAGTGTTAcgttttcttaattttattgtatgaaatttttgtatttcatTAGAAATGTcccaattaatcaaattaaatattatcatTCCAACCCATTTGTCATTACATGCCAATATGCCAAGCATCATCCGTCCTAATTACTTACTTAAATTGATTTgtttaagaaattaagaatattaatAGGATAAGGCTAGACAAGTTTTtatttgcttgatttgatttcgATTTTATCATCAATCTTTAAAAACGGCGATGTAGCTAATACTAGATCACTACGACTTGAAGATTAATTTTGATGTatagaaaattgaatattggaattattttgGTAGTTTTGAATTGTTATATGTGATAATGTAGGTTAGGTTCAAGGTTCATGTCAAGCAACGGTGGGCATAAAATAGAAGCTTATAATACTTGGTAATCGGTACGcactatattaaaaaatgaaggaaCGAATTTACCTCCAATTCCATCAAGATTTGATCGAAGGAATTTGTTGGATGAGTAACAATTGAAGCTAATTTAGTGTATGAATAATCATTGTATTGTTTTTGATCTATAATATATTCATTGTAgttgcaattttatttatttagttttttgaatttttagaattctaaaatttaaaatactagtacaaaataaaaacaaaaatgataaaattaatgaattaaattgtgattgaaaacaaaatgaaattgatcTGTGTTCTGGCTCACAAGTTAATTTGATAACTTTTTTGAGTTAACACTCAAATTCTTGACCCTATTGGTAAGTATTTGAAAATCATTAATTCTCCATAAATCGTTATACGGTTTATACCCACTCAAAATTatgttttcaaaatatattgtcTAGGTGAAAGGTTCATGTCAAGCAATGGTTGTACAAGTACCCATAGAAAAAAGAgtcattagagcatccacggAGACTTTAggtgtggatgctcttagttgCTTATTAGTACTTCCAACTAATTTGAGATTAATCAATTGCAATTCTTTCCACATTATCAAATTAGGTCAAAATTAcctaatagtagtagtactataaaaaattaggCAGAAGATAGAGatagattattaattatagattttcataaattatctaaaattAAGATATCTTATCATACATTTACATCTTGGTGATCTGTTATGGAACCAATATTAGACATGTATTTATACTCCCTTAGTCCCAAGTTAgtgatgcatttctttttggtgtaagatttaaaaaattgatgtttaaaaattaaataaagaggGAATAGAGTagaatagaaataaataaagagagtaaaaagaagagaaaaaattaaatttttttccaaaagaaacGGAAAATGAAGCAAGTAGTTTGAGACAAGTAGACAACTCAAACGGGAATGCGAAGCAAATAGATTGGGACGGAGAGATAACACAACTTTCATGCTATGATTAAATGGTAGTAGACTAATATATCCGTAACTTTAAAAATCAGTTGAAGATcataaaattaggatttatttgGAATCAGgacatcataaaaaaattcaatcttctACGTATCATATATTATCGATGTTTTTCAAACAAACAATGATGTTGTTTTTAAGAATAGACTGCATTCTTTGATCTACCATTGATGAAGTGCACAAGCATAATTTCTCGGACTAAATACaaattaagcaaaaaaaatagtcaaatatagtataaatttcttaatattttagcccattttaaaaattgctggataactaaaatttgattaatgttTATTGATTTTCAGTAATATTAAAGCACAACGAAagctacaaaattaaaataatgaataaatatttaatttaatttatagtagcCACGTTAAGCAGCCACCTCCTccgttctctctctcttccctAACAGAAACAATCAAACAACACACATGTATATAGATACAATATACGTATAGATACACACACATGATTCCGCATATTATTTATATGAGTATAATATATGTAGGACTGTAGGTGTTCGTCTTCATCGCTCCACACGTTGCATTTCAGCTTCTACACTACAtagctttctctctctcactctccaCAACCACGCCGtctctccccctctctctctaccCTACCCGTTTCCTGCCTAAATCTCCGCTCTCTCGCTCCAATTCCAGCCCCATATTTCCACCCTTCACAAAATCTGACACTTGCTGCATTCGGAGAGACCCTcattaacaaataaatcaacGTGCACGAGGCGAATTTAACCAAtcggatttatttttttaattactggCTTCGTTGGAAGAAGGGGATTGAATCTCGGCGTGTGTGTTTGAATAGTATACGTATCTACCtgtatatatctatatttagGTAATCGGCGTTGGAGATGAGGATGGGTGGTGAAATTGAAGCCTACTGTAAAGAAGAAAACGACAAGGAAGAGATTGTAGAAGGAAGGGAGGTGGAGGACGAGAAAATGGTGGCGAAGATGAGGTATTCCGCGGCTGCGATCGGTGGAGGCTTTTCTCCGCCCAAGGCTGTCGTCGTCGGCTACGCCCTAACTTCGAAGAAGACGAAGAGCTTTCTTCAGCCCAAGCTCGAAGGATTAGCGAGGTAATTTCACGTTCCTATTTATATGTATGTTGAATTATGATTTTAACGTTCATCTCCAGAAAATGAGGATATTTGTTTGTAATTTCTGTTCAGGGGAATCATTTTGGTATAACTctgttttttgattttttttttcttatgcaTTAGCTATTGGAATGCTGAAACTGCTTGTGTTGAATTGATTCTAATTAAAACGCAgccaatttgaattttaaaatcttaagATTTGATCATGGAGAAATTTGTATATCATCTATTGTATCTGTTCATAactgtttgttttcttttctactCTGTGTTTTGCTGATATTTTCTatggaaactatttttgggggaaaattgTGTTTATGTGAAATTTACGATGGAATCGAATCTGGTTATGGATAAAAGGAATATTATTTGTGAAGATATTCTTCATGAAGTCAAATCTTCAATGAGATTTTTTGTGGTGTGTGTTCAATTGGTGCTTACATCTAGGATATTATTGAAGCAATTATATGGTGCTTTGTCACTTTCACCTGTTTTCGTACTCTTCCATTTTCTAGTACTCTCTTGCTGAGTTGTCCTTTTTTGCCTGTCTTGGAGGGAATGGACGTTTGATTTAAtatgaatgaatttatttagcTTTCAGTGACAGATATTTTCACTTTCTTATCCCCTCGATGTCTTAAAATGTGTTAATTTTGTCCTTCTGTGCCTAGTAATGTAAGTGGatgtttaaattttgttgGCAAGCTCCATTTACAATCTAATGTTAATATCAGCTGTCATGATCTGTTCTTTCTTAACACTTAAACTATTCTCGGTCTATGCTAAATCCCAAGCTTTCTATGAAATTGATGAGTATCTTTCTGCTCCtatctcatttattttcttgaaagaaaatttgaagtatttaGCAATCGTACCTTTCTGAACCCCGAAATAGTTTATGATTTGAGATTCACAATATGGAGTATCTGTCCTCTATTTTCTAAGCATATGAGAAAGAAACCACGATTAACACTTTTATACTTTTACTAGAGAACCgattatttaaatgataatgGACCCTTTCATGAAATGAATCTCTAATAATTACGCAGTACTTAAACCACTATTAGCTAACTAAATATGGTTGTTGAAAATGCAGGAACAAAGGAATTCTATTTGTGGCTATTGACCTCAGTAAACCACTTTCAGACCAGGGTCCCTTTGACATTGTGTTACATAAGGTGAGGTTTCTGTGTGCCTTCTCGACCTTACTCAAAATGTCTTGATCTTGGAAAGCAAGATTTGTAGTTAATCtttatgtttttcttcttttcttgtcATGCAGTTATCTGGAAAAGAATGGCAATGCATACTTGAGGTTTGTCTCATTATTCGAAGTCTCAGTCATGTTAAGATAATGTATAAAATTACTTGCAAGATTTAAAGATTAGAAAGACCAATTAGGCTACTTGGGGAAATGCACTAATCATGTTGGTGACATGGATGGACGTGCATTTTCTTTGACTGGTGGGCATCCATCAGTCCTCCACTCAACCCCATCATCCTACTACAATACTAGGCTTTGTAAGCTATagtcatttaattttgtagtttAGGCTTTGGAGCGAGGATACACCTCTCTGAGTGGTTGGTAATAGAAGTTATTAGAAGTTATCATCGCTTAAAGTGGTGGACTGTAATGAACTCATAGGCTTCCTTGTTACAAAATGCCAGATTGCTGCATGCTTTTCCATGCATATgttattactaaaaaatatcaatatcgtTTGGACTTCTATATTACAGCATGAGCTGTGTACTTTTGTTTATGTATGAGTATTCGATAAGTAGCTATCACTTTACACCCCGAGGGTGTGTATATTTAACTGAGGGGTTCATACCTGTGGATTTAAATTCTGAAGACAATTTTTCAGGGTCAATTATGATTCttccttttcactttttgcAGGATTATCGTATAACACATCCTAACGTCACAGTTCTTGATCCTCCTGATGCCATACAGCATGTGTACAGCCGCCAGTCTATGCTCCAAGTTGTTGCCGAGCTTAATCTGACAGACCCGTATGGTAATCTTTTATTGGCATGCTATGTATACATAAGGCTATGCTTTCATTTTGAGCTCTTTTCCTTCCTTGGTTGAAGAATTATTAAGGATGTCACAAACAGAGGAATAGTTCAGCTTTTGCAAAATAACTGATCTCCCATGTCATTTTGTCTTACAGGAAAAGTGGGTGTACCCGAACAGTTGGTTATCAAGAAAGATTCATCATCTATTCCGGATTCTGTGAATATGGCTGGATTGCGGCTACCGCTGGGTATGTCCCTTTTGACATGCTTAAAGTTCCCTATCAATCAGCAGTTCTAGGGGTAGCTGTTATCTTTTGGGACTATTACAGCTAACGTACCAAGTACCAACACACATCCGATacataagaaaattttgaactgGTTATGGATGCTCTGACCAGCACTACTTCTTTctatatactactatgttGTGATAATGAAAGATATTTGTGCTTTGGCTATTACTTGGATAATGTAGTAAtcaaattgtatatatattttagtgGCAAAGCCGTTATTTGCAAAGTCACATGAGCTGTCTCTGGCGTATGATGAGTTGTCCCTCCAAAAGCTTGAGCCCCCACTTGTTCTGCAAGAATTTATTAATCATGGTATGAAATCATAGTTCATCTGGTTTCTGGTTTCTGTTACCTATTCAGTGGCTAGCATGGAGGAATGTGTTAACTTCCTCTAAATGTTTTCCTTTTGTAATTCAGGGGGCGTACTCTTCAAAGTTTATATTGTTGGAGAAGCAATAAAGGTACTCAGACGTTTCTCGTTGCCAGATGTCAGTAAGCGTGAGCTGAAATCGAGTGCAGGTGTTTATCGTTTCCCTCGAGTATCTTGTGCTGCTGCATCTGCTGATGAAGCAGACTTGGATCCTCATGTTGCCGGTAGGTGGACTTGCAATCTGTGAAACAATCCATTTGTCTTCTGTTTCCATCTTCgaatatttgatgttttttgttACTATCTTCTGCCTGTGATAAATTTATGACAATATATATACCAATTGGACTAAAAGCACTTTATTTCTGCAGAGCTCCCTCCAAGACCGTTACTTGAGAGACTGGCTAAAGAACTACGACACCGGCTGGTAGTCTTCTTGCCCATTTTGTTCTTGAATCCGTTACGCAAGTATCTTTcgatttttcttcttcactctTGCTTGCTACTTTCTTGAGTTCTAATCCTTGTGCCCCCGAAACAGGGTCTCCGGTTGTTTAATTTGGATATGATTCGTGAGCATGGAACTCGAGACCGTTACTACATAATAGACATTAACTATTTTCCAGGTATATAACACCCCAGTCAATTTATCTTCTTTCCACTGGATTAGATAAGAAGTTCTCTGCCTCCAGAAACgtaaaatacacacactaaCACGATTTCTAAATGCTTGTTGCATCTGGCAGGATACGGGAAGATGCCCGAATATGAGCATATTTTTACAGATTTCCTTTTGAGCCTGGTtcaaagcaaataaaatgtCTTAAAACACGAGAAGAGACTTCTGAAAGATGTATAAACGATGCTCGTGCTGCACAAGACCCAAAGCAAAACCATATTAATGGTGTCATTTGAAGTGCAAAGGATACTGAAAATCTGTTCCCTTCCTGACTGATCCTAGGCGAAGGTTGTCGCTTCAAGGGAAATCGTCTCGTTGCTTGACGGAAGCCTTGCCCAGTTTCTGTTCATTTTTTCATGTGTTTTTCATACTTTCACCACATTGTATGTTTTGTGATGGGGTGGTAGGTGGTGATTGTGAGTCTTGATGCTTAAATCAAGTAGCCAATCCCATCTCCTTTGTAAATCCTTCTTTTAAAGAAGCATCATGTAAAGTCTCTTTATTGTTAATTTAGCTTTTCATCGTCTCATTTCTTTTAGTACTCTTGAGCTGAAACTATGCTtcacaatcaaaatttcaatgtAAAAGTGAATTGTTTATGCACGCAATTAAGAATTTAGTGTCCtatttaatctttaatttgaagAGGTGAGGATAAAATAATCTCCGACCACTACATCCATTTTGGACTTCATTTGTCCTTAAAATTTAGACTAGTTTTACCGAAGTCAGTcactcaaaattaaaacaagtaTACATATAgaaagttttaataaataataatcttacatttcttttataatatgGACCTTACAGTCCACTGACACTCCtttctttaataaataataatcttaCTTTCGCTCcctctcttaattttttccatctgtaaactattttatcaattgcatattaaaactcgtgtcatttgcaaatttatcaatttttgaggacggagagagtactagcTTGATCATTTGGTTATTGAGCGAATTATTAggaatttatgttatttattagtactaatttttggaaattgagaaatggATATATTCTCTTCCTATGTGTGGTGATCTATTTAATTTCGTTTCATGAAAAATTTGTCTACCACTTTGTAAATTGTAGTAATTATCTTCGTTATTTAGCATATACgccatgtttggttggcgggaaagtaaagttggcaaggaaaatgattcttgggaaaatgaatcccgggaatatgattcctagtaaCATTACTTTCTtgtgtttgaaaaatatcaagattttaaatttatatttaatttaaacgccaaaataaaaatatacttattattttttatttattaaaaagaataatattataaaaattttaataaattattaattataaataatattaattattatataattatatttattattactatagatagtttaaatatggattatccatcataatatataataataatattataattatagttacattggagtattatactcatttattataataataaataattattatattataaatataatatttacggatattataattgaataagtttataaattcaaattgcactatgactttattcattaattattaatttataaaatacaataactattatttattatacaatttatattacataattatattttaattattaataaattattaattactattatgaattattataaaatatagttataattatgataattttaattattaatttataaaatataataattattatttattatacaatttatattatataaaatatttcaattattaataaattattaattactattatgaattattacaaaatatagttataattatgataattttagttatagttatt harbors:
- the LOC125222238 gene encoding inositol-tetrakisphosphate 1-kinase 3-like, whose product is MRMGGEIEAYCKEENDKEEIVEGREVEDEKMVAKMRYSAAAIGGGFSPPKAVVVGYALTSKKTKSFLQPKLEGLARNKGILFVAIDLSKPLSDQGPFDIVLHKLSGKEWQCILEDYRITHPNVTVLDPPDAIQHVYSRQSMLQVVAELNLTDPYGKVGVPEQLVIKKDSSSIPDSVNMAGLRLPLVAKPLFAKSHELSLAYDELSLQKLEPPLVLQEFINHGGVLFKVYIVGEAIKVLRRFSLPDVSKRELKSSAGVYRFPRVSCAAASADEADLDPHVAELPPRPLLERLAKELRHRLGLRLFNLDMIREHGTRDRYYIIDINYFPGYGKMPEYEHIFTDFLLSLVQSK